In the genome of Triticum urartu cultivar G1812 chromosome 5, Tu2.1, whole genome shotgun sequence, one region contains:
- the LOC125509172 gene encoding ASC1-like protein 1 — protein sequence MAALVELFTRSLSSSTPVDWEAEAYPAYGDYAVLPILVAFFPALRFLLDRFVFEILARRLIFGKGYDKLAETDERRKKINKFKESAWKFVYFLSAEVLSLSVTYNEPWFTNTRYFWVGPGEQLWPDQKMKLKLKAVYMYAAGFYTYSIFALLFWETRRKDFGVSMSHHVATVVLIVMSYICRLSRAGSVILAVHDASDIFLEIGKMAKYSSCEGLAVVAFLLFVASWILLRLIIFPFWILRSTSYEVAVILDKEKKEFYSSVYYYLFNSLLFSLLVLHIYWWVLIYRMLVKQIQSRGRVGDDVRSDSEGEEDHED from the exons ATGGCGGCGCTCGTGGAGCTCTTCACGAGATCCTTGTCGTCCTCGACGCCCGTGGACTGGGAGGCGGAGGCCTACCCGGCGTACGGCGACTACGCCGTTCTCCCCATCCTCGTCGCCTTCTTTCCCGCCCTGCGCTTCCTCCTCGACCGGTTCGTCTTTGAG ATATTAGCAAgaagacttatatttggaaaaGGATATGACAAGCTTGCTGAAACAGACGAAAGGAGAAAGAAAATCAATAAATTTAAGGAGTCGGCCTGGAAATTTGTTTATTTTCTTTCGGCAGAGGTCCTTTCATTATCTGTAACATACAATGAGCCATGGTTTACAAACACCAGATACTTCTGGGTAGGGCCTGGTGAGCAGCTCTGGCCTGATCAAAAGATGAA ACTGAAGCTTAAGGCTGTATACATGTATGCTGCTGGATTTTACACATATTCCATCTTTGCCCTTCTGTTCTGGGAAACAAGACGCAAGGATTTCGGAGTCTCGATGTCTCACCATGTGGCAACTGTTGTTCTGATTGTTATGTCCTACATTTGCAG ATTATCTCGTGCTGGCTCGGTCATTTTAGCCGTCCATGATGCGAGTGATATATTCCTAGAGATCGGAAAGATGGCCAAGTATAGTAGCTGTGAGGGGCTAGCTGTTGTAGCATTTCTACTTTTTGTGGCTTCTTGGATCCTTCTTCGGCTAATAATTTTCCCTTTCTGGATCCTGAGAAGCACAAG CTATGAAGTAGCTGTGATCCTTGACAAGGAGAAAAAAGAATTTTACAGCTCCGTATACTACTATCTTTTCAACAGTCTCCTGTTCTCACTTCTAGTCCTTCACATATATTGGTGGGTACTGATTTACCGAATGCTAGTCAAACAAATCCAATCCAGAGGACGTGTTGGTGACGATGTTCGATCCG ATTCTGAGGGTGAAGAAGACCACGAAGATTAA